From the Helicoverpa armigera isolate CAAS_96S chromosome 27, ASM3070526v1, whole genome shotgun sequence genome, one window contains:
- the LOC110384673 gene encoding uncharacterized protein LOC110384673 codes for MEGSGEGMVAIVQGLDNSGITLTVMNQNQRQHSDRRRSPRTPRMQFGSTTLPDINQRSSVETSTEQNQYYVQNLTTERQNLTADRQNNTHTSQKTTGAQICDGRYASSYKTSHCMVTPTSPPDMVSEFPPQRRVICRGQGNFEVGGRGSMHYRTSPVTTRGRHYAGSQTWSDRGKITSTFACVRRKLVHVAEKKEPMFMTVENKETSGGVITTDYCFHRSRVSKGTEAFVDSLRKYPSVSPVGSVSSDIIERIIKYTQSKNAKVPRPTRSMRSLHKQKSSDTDDLYKVSKHQQTYTRNQDSDNRTYSTVQLGYRGKARNFKLYSPVSESRYTRDSRYKDNPFNTSYDYLKAGKSSYARSERGPSRSPSPTIMTERISRADRPTRSARPMRVDGPNRSFRDMSLVDVSRYIRSTIREIYSERPVVFQVCPKLRSRYNQHKKVCPAHSDRISDSMLCDSEDQDRMYYYNRIDEEISLWLKEVPVHGIESQETKKKREKMIRDIKKSVKSLPDDKKYDENAENELRDFVDDLPMWCPGKDKDDETSFRKDLADKLVKRILKVPRKPDRLRDVITRFVRDLSYQEDEEEPDEDEVVENFVNKLKPLTQERPEDDGEYRVILKDQIIPLLNDLPLEIIDDKTLKQLANKLATAIVALPRHIGPPEDRNDLSDDFEDNIDDWLNDVVAARSSIDPVKGDRKSIEELARRLNKIKAEESGEDADKQIKSEVGKLIGPIDLPDDTKDELMDDLLEELEGTAQMKNLENLNDDELHQILMDWLNKLPDIDELTPHNLEKLARDLAKKIKEGKAQGSATLEDDINNCLVEANIILDPAVGSKHIEELMKKLQLWPSNTFYTNQAKKLMIDDIYHVIDDAQISDDKRDELKKKVEYIIENNLDMTLVDAEDLQEDVKEAILGDMDQLLSRIEFPLESRLLLKSKISTAFLKDFDKSCAAMNRTKGDIKELVAKLVKGELDDLPISREEKKNLIKKVKRSVGENIKKPLPEDIHDTITDEVCEVVERSPICKDRENEDRRLSIEAKETVKEDVVDVVSDLSIPEAKKKDLKEKVRESISKDFDDALSVPKQDIGKIKNKLSRNVNNAIETSPVSRDVKSHLKTGIKPVIDKNLDTTLSDEQRDAIVDDVLDILKDTLPEDKARRLRKKLIKTLENQQPPKVLTEDVKDTIKDEVVDMIDDTSIPEDKKDPLKMLLKAKLDDSVGEPIPDATGKIKTDMYYAIENSPISKEDKRILKNKTMDVLIKSLGGTSMKDITMDKYNNLITKDINKVIDKLPVSSKQNDLMRRKMKQKIGSILYRPLTEEVKYNIEHDVMQIFKDPTIPKDILDILKANLNLIFDKDLEDMSAEGKDTGTIKEALIKDFRQLLHDTPLPKEKKAKILEKMLDALNENLDRRMSDDIQDRINKELEKIVNNSAIPESKLDAVKDKLADIVSGHGLVPSAVRPETIDEIEIGELIYQDVGKIIETFPVSANKKENMKKVLKTMLVNSLYRPISEDVKKKIKLDIGNTINKINIPDEDRHKLKSNITAAITKECEKQTALGNDLDEIKIALKRSINDQIEESPMSDDRRILLMYKIEDLLTDNLVRPLTDEVRENIRGKLDTFVSEAPIAKKNKVIIKIPLVDVVDNNLEIIDLKTLMDAIRKIETKAKERVWEELENTIENSTIPGERKNELRNKVDKMAVKNSKKHLTDPDVQADIKNDIADILDGLLMNNTEKNTLENDLASFLEEKLKVLSDKDQKVYLKKLALQTKDNILAGFENTVDQTTIPKDKKNELKQKLLNMTSAILKQPFFEHVLDALIRGIEEIIEALLLPLDQKARLSELTKTAEKNIINLKENVMQYETTHGPVPNAEDIIVEEIMKAIDNSSLSAEKKEELKAKLHKIYSDNLNQHSIESGNALREGIADILNYLPLNNQQKSKFLRDLDDSGTGDNIKGLKKTNIEGSPIFGTKPEEAERAKKIEGNNLSDLEKSTNIKHNIQDKIGLPIDEENKATQKVNKSVKEPQYNKQKGKLNFEELQNNTHKNILRGLEEYINKASIPMDKKIELKNKLANMLNESFNDPLSEDIQDSLKGGIYDILEELNLPKNELDKMKHGLTDIVDRNITALQNEIKERHSDTDVSSDQSKVEIKNKERTLSQTGQDSHRDKSDRQKKARTSIEEVDSSLERDLEKSSDKCKKGRTSAELDSSSDRDFGKSSDKRRKERTPSEIDSSPEGDLEKSLNKRRKERTSADDWSLDRDSNEEMFNEGSTRSKIFTRTRNNILDDIYKGIDEAPISSEKKKELKQRLKLLASKHIKDPLTSSATDCFLSDLNDIMDKLPLSEDEKNALKSNLSRTIRDNINKYQNDIRKIERKKDRTSSEIDSSLEGDLEKSSDKRRKERTSAEGADRYRDRDFEKSPDRRKKERTSADDRSLDRDSNEDMSTKGSTRSKIFTRTRNNMLEDIYKGIDEAPISSEKKKELKQRLKVLASKHIKDPLTSSATDCFLSDLNDIMDKLPLSEDEKNALKSNLSRTIRDNINKYQNDIQKIESKKDRTSSDIDSSPEGDLEKSLNKRRKERTSADDWSLDRDFGKSPDKRRKERTSADDRSLDRDSNEDMFNKGSTRSKIFTRTRNNMLEDIYKGIDEAPISSEKKKELKQRLKVLASKHIKDPLTSSATDCFLSDLNDIMDKLPLSEGRP; via the exons ATGGAAGGTAGCGGAGAAGGAATGGTGGCGATAGTCCAGGGTTTGGACAACTCTGGCATCACCCTGACGGTGATGAACCAGAACCAGAGACAGCATTCTGACAGGAGAAGATCACCTAGAACACCTAGAATGC AATTTGGCAGTACGACATTACCTGATATTAACCAGCGGTCTTCTGTGGAGACCAGCACTGAACAGAACCAATACTACGTACAGAATCTTACTACAGAGAGACAGAATCTTACTGCGGACAGACAAAATAATACTCATACTAGTCAGAAAACTACAGGCGCGCAGATTTGTGATGGCCGATACGCTAGCAGCTATAAG ACGTCACATTGCATGGTAACGCCGACGTCACCGCCAGATATGGTGTCAGAATTCCCACCGCAGAGGAGAGTCATTTGCCGCG GTCAGGGTAACTTCGAAGTCGGAGGACGCGGCAGCATGCACTACCGAACCTCGCCGGTGACGACACGAGGGCGTCATTACGCGGGGAGTCAGACATGGTCTGATCGGGGTAAGATTACTTCCACCTTTGCTTGCGTCAGGAGAAAATTGGTTCATGTAGCTGAAAAAAAGGAGCCTATGTTTATGACCGTGGAGAACAAAGAGACTAGCGGAGGAGTCATAACCACAGATTACT GTTTCCACCGTAGCAGAGTCAGCAAGGGTACGGAGGCCTTTGTGGACTCCTTGAGGAAGTATCCAAGCGTGTCTCCCGTCGGGTCCGTCTCCTCGGACATCATTGAGAGGATCATCAAGTATACACAGTCTAAGAATG CTAAAGTCCCTCGGCCGACCAGGAGCATGCGTTCCTTGCATAAACAGAAGTCATCAGACACTGATGACCTGTACAAGGTCTCCAAGCACCAGCAGACATATACGAGGAACCAGGATTCCGATAATAGGACTTATAGCACTGTACAGTTGGGGTATAGGGGGAAAGCGAGGAACTTCAAGCTCTATTCTCCTGTTAGTGAGAGTAGGTATACCAG GGATTCAAGATACAAGGATAATCCGTTCAACACGAGTTACGATTATTTAAAAGCTGGTAAATCGAGTTACGCTCGATCTGAACGTGGCCCATCCCGGAGTCCATCACCAACTATCATGACAGAGAGAATTAGTCGCGCTGACCGACCTACTAGGTCTGCTCGTCCTATGAGGGTAGATGGTCCTAATAGGTCCTTCCGAGATATGAGCCTGGTTGATGTGTCAAGATATATTCGGAGCACGATTAGAGAGATTTATAGTGAACGGCCTGTT gtattccAAGTATGCCCGAAGCTTAGGAGTCGGTATAACCAGCACAAGAAAGTATGTCCAGCCCATAGTGACCGGATCAGTGACTCGATG TTGTGCGATTCTGAAGACCAAG ACAGAATGTACTATTACAACAGAATAGATGAAGAAATATCCCTATGGCTCAAAGAGGTACCTGTCCATGGCATAGAGTCTCAagaaactaaaaagaaaagaGAGAAGATGATTAGAGATATCAAAAAGTCAGTCAAAAGCTTGCCTGATGATAAGAAGTACGATGAAAATGCTGAAAATGAACTTAGAGATTTCGTTGATGATTTGCCTATGTGGTGCCCTGGTAAAGATAAAGATGATGAAACGTCATTCAGGAAAGATCTAGCTGATAAATTGGTGAAACGAATTCTAAAAGTGCCAAGGAAACCTGACAGGTTGAGGGACGTTATAACAAGATTTGTTCGTGATCTTAGTTATCAAGAGGATGAAGAAGAACCAGATGAGGACGAAGTCGTTGAAAATTTCGTCAACAAATTGAAGCCCCTCACTCAGGAAAGGCCGGAAGATGATGGCGAATACAGAGTAATTCTCAAAGATCAAATTATTCCATTGCTAAACGACTTACCTTTAGAAATCATAGAcgacaaaacattaaaacaattagCAAATAAGTTAGCTACTGCAATAGTAGCTTTACCGAGACATATAGGCCCACCAGAAGATAGGAACGATTTATCAGATGACTTTGAAGACAATATCGATGATTGGTTGAACGATGTAGTCGCTGCAAGAAGCAGTATTGACCCGGTGAAAGGCGATAGGAAATCAATTGAAGAGTTAGCTAgaaggttaaataaaattaaagctgAAGAATCAGGCGAAGATGCTGATAAGCAAATAAAATCAGAAGTTGGTAAACTAATAGGACCGATAGACCTTCCGGACGACACAAAAGATGAATTAATGGATGATTTACTTGAGGAATTAGAAGGTACTGCGCAAATGAAAAACTTGGAAAATTTAAATGACGATGAACTTCATCAAATATTAATGGATTGGTTAAATAAATTACCTGATATAGATGAATTAACTCCACACAATTTAGAAAAACTTGCTCGAGACTTAGCTAAAAAAATCAAAGAAGGCAAAGCGCAGGGTAGTGCTACTTTAGAAGACGATATTAATAATTGTCTTGTTGAAGCTAATATTATCTTAGACCCCGCTGTTGGAAGTAAACACATTGAAGAACTCATGAAAAAACTCCAATTATGGCCATCAAATACATTCTACACGAACCAGGCAAAGAAATTGATGATAGATGATATATACCACGTTATTGATGATGCCCAAATTTCGGACGATAAAAGGGACGAACTTAAGAAAAAGGTTGAGTACATCATAGAAAATAACTTAGACATGACTCTTGTTGATGCTGAAGATCTTCAAGAAGATGTCAAGGAAGCAATATTAGGGGATATGGATCAGCTTTTAAGTCGTATCGAGTTTCCTCTAGAAAGCCGCCTTTTACTCAAGTCTAAAATAAGCACTGcgtttttaaaagattttgacaAATCATGTGCAGCAATGAACAGAACTAAAGGCGACATTAAAGAATTAGTTGCAAAACTAGTAAAAGGTGAACTAGACGATCTTCCAATATCTAgggaagaaaagaaaaatttaatcaaGAAAGTCAAGAGATCAGTtggtgaaaatattaaaaagcctttGCCTGAAGACATTCACGATACCATAACTGATGAAGTTTGTGAAGTTGTTGAACGATCACCAATTTGTAAGGACAGGG AAAACGAAGACCGTAGATTGTCGATCGAAGCCAAGGAAACTGTTAAAGAAGACGTCGTTGATGTCGTCAGCGATCTATCAATACCTGAAGCTaagaaaaaagatttaaaagaaaaagtgcGTGAATCTATTTCTAAAGATTTTGATGACGCTTTATCTGTTCCGAAACAAGATATTGGAAAGATCAAAAATAAACTCTCTAGGAATGTCAATAACGCAATCGAAACATCTCCAGTCAGTAGGGACGTGAAGAGTCATTTAAAAACGGGGATAAAACCTGTGATAGATAAAAACTTAGACACAACACTGTCAGATGAGCAAAGAGATGCAATTGTAGATGATGTCTTAGACATTTTGAAGGATACCTTGCCAGAGGACAAAGCTAGACgcttaagaaaaaaactaataaaaacgtTAGAAAATCAGCAACCTCCTAAAGTGTTAACGGAAGATGTTAAAGATACCATCAAAGATGAGGTTGTAGACATGATTGATGATACTTCGATTCCCGAAGACAAAAAAGATccattaaaaatgttacttaagGCAAAATTAGACGATAGTGTAGGTGAACCCATTCCCGATGCAACGGGTAAAATAAAAACGGATATGTATTATGCTATTGAGAATTCTCCAATAAGCAAAGAAGATAAAAggatactaaaaaataaaacaatggatGTGTTAATCAAAAGTTTGGGAGGTACGTCAATGAAGGATATTACGATGGAtaagtacaataatttaattactaaagatataaataaagttattgataaACTACCTGTCAGTTCGAAGCAAAATGATTTAATGAGAAGGAAGATGAAGCAAAAAATAGGAAGTATATTGTATCGCCCACTTACGGAAGaagttaaatataatattgaacATGATGTTATGCAAATTTTTAAGGACCCAACTATCCCCAAAGATATATTggatattttaaaagcaaacttaaatttaatttttgacaaGGATTTAGAAGACATGTCTGCTGAGGGTAAAGATACAGGTACCATTAAGGAGGCCCTTATAAAAGATTTCCGACAACTTCTTCATGATACTCCgttgccaaaagaaaaaaaggccaaaatattagaaaaaatgCTAGATGCTCTTAATGAAAATCTTGACCGTCGGATGTCCGATGACATACAAGATAGAATAAACAAAGAACTtgaaaaaattgttaataattCGGCAATCCCAGAAAGTAAATTAGATGCTGTAAAAGACAAATTGGCTGACATTGTAAGTGGGCACGGTTTAGTACCATCAGCAGTAAGACCTGAAACAATAGATGAAATTGAAATAGGAGAATTAATTTATCAAGACGTTGGAAAGATCATCGAAACATTTCCAGTCAGcgcaaataaaaaagaaaatatgaaaaaagttttgaagaCCATGTTAGTGAATAGTCTATACAGACCAATATCTGAagatgttaaaaagaaaattaaacttgATATCGGTAAtacgataaataaaataaatatcccaGATGAAGACAGACacaaattgaaatcaaatataacaGCTGCAATAACAAAAGAATGTGAGAAACAAACAGCTTTAGGAAACGATTtagatgaaattaaaattgcattaaaaagATCTATAAACGATCAAATTGAAGAATCACCCATGTCTGATGATCGgagaattttattaatgtataaAATTGAAGACCTGCTCACTGATAACCTAGTTCGGCCTTTGACAGATGAAGTAAGAGAAAATATCAGAGGCAAATTGGACACTTTTGTAAGTGAAGCTCCAATTGCCAAAAAGAATAAGGTAATTATCAAAATACCATTAGTAGATGTAGTAGATaacaatttagaaataatagaCCTCAAAACATTAATGGATGCAATAAGAAAGATAGAAACTAAAGCAAAAGAAAGGGTTTGGGAAGAACTAGAAAATACTATAGAAAACTCAACTATTCCAGGGGAAAGAAAGAATGAATTAAGAAATAAAGTAGACAAAATGGCTGTCAAAAATTCGAAAAAACATTTAACGGATCCAGATGTCCAAGCGGATATTAAAAATGACATCGCTGATATCTTAGATGGACTACTAATGAATAATACTGAGAAAAATACATTAGAGAATGACCTTGCAAGCTTTCTGGAAGAAAAACTCAAAGTTCTAAGTGATAAAGACCAGAAAGtatatttaaagaaactagCACTTCAaacaaaagataatattttggcTGGATTTGAAAACACCGTTGATCAAACAACAATCCCTAAAGATAAGAAGAATGAGTTGAAACAAAAACTGCTAAACATGACGTCCGCAATTTTAAAGCAACCATTTTTTGAGCACGTTTTGGATGCTCTCATACGTGGCATTGAAGAAATTATCGAAGCGCTTCTTTTACCATTAGATCAGAAAGCAAGGTTGTCAGAATTAACGAAAACTGCCGAAAAAAACATCATCAATTTGAAAGAGAATGTAATGCAATATGAAACTACTCACGGCCCAGTACCAAACGCTGAAGATATTATTGTGGAAGAAATAATGAAAGCTATTGATAATTCTTCCCTTTCCGCtgagaaaaaagaagaattaaaAGCCAAACTACACAAAATCTATAGCGATAATTTAAACCAACACTCAATTGAATCGGGGAATGCCCTGAGAGAAGGGATAGCTGatatattaaattatctgcCCTTGAACAATCAGCAAAAAAGTAAATTTCTACGCGATTTGGACGACTCCGGGACCGGTGACAACATTAAAGGTTTGAAGAAAACAAATATCGAAGGTTCACCCATTTTTGGCACAAAGCCAGAAGAGGCTGAACGCGCAAAAAAAATAGAAGGCAATAACTTAAGTGATCTTGAAAAATCCACCaatattaaacataatattcaGGACAAAATTGGGTTGCCAATAGACGAGGAAAATAAAGCGACCCAAAAGGTTAATAAAAGTGTAAAAGAACCgcaatataataaacaaaaaggaAAACTAAATTTTGAGGAATTACAAAACaacacacacaaaaatattctaCGGGGACTTGAAGAGTATATCAATAAAGCTTCTATTCCTATGGACAAAAAGattgaattgaaaaacaaaCTGGCAAATATGTTGAATGAAAGTTTTAATGATCCTCTGTCTGAAGATATCCAAGATTCACTCAAAGGTGGCATTTACGATATCCTAGAGGAGTTGAATTTGCCAAAGAATGAACTTGACAAAATGAAGCATGGACTAACAGACATAGTTGATCGAAACATAACTGCCTTACAAAACGAAATTAAGGAAAGACACTCTGACACAGATGTATCGAGCGATCAATCaaaggtggagataaaaaacaaggAACGCACATTATCACAAACAGGACAGGACAGTCATAGAGATAAATCAGACAGACAAAAAAAGGCAAGAACATCCATAGAAGAAGTTGATTCGTCTCTAGAGAGAGATCTCGAAAAATCGtctgacaaatgcaaaaaaggAAGAACTTCCGCAGAACTTGATTCTTCTTCGGACAGAGATTTTGGGAAATCGTCTGACAAACGTAGGAAAGAAAGAACACCATCTGAAATCGATTCTTCTCCAGAGGGAGACCTTGAAAAATCACTTAACAAACGCAGAAAAGAGCGAACATCCGCAGATGATTGGTCTCTAGACAGAGATTCGAATGAAGAGATGTTTAACGAAGGGTCTACACGAAGCAAGATTTTTACTCGCACTCGAAATAATATCTTAGACGATATTTATAAAGGCATTGACGAAGCACCTATAAGTAGtgagaaaaagaaagaattaaAACAGAGATTAAAATTGCTGGCTTCCAAACACATAAAGGATCCATTAACGAGCAGTGCAACGGATTGTTTCTTAAGTGACCTCAACGATATTATGGATAAACTGCCTTTATCAGAAGATGAGAAAAACGCATTAAAATCTAATCTCTCAAGGACTATCCgtgataatatcaataaataccaAAACGACATACGAAAAATTGAACGCAAAAAAGATAGAACATCATCTGAAATCGATTCTTCTCTAGAGGGAGACCTTGAAAAATCGTCTGACAAACGTAGAAAAGAAAGAACATCCGCAGAAGGAGCTGATCGGTATCGAGACAGAGATTTTGAGAAATCTCCTGACAGACGCAAGAAGGAGAGAACGTCCGCAGATGATCGGTCTCTAGACAGAGATTCGAATGAAGACATGTCTACCAAAGGGTCTACACGAAGCAAGATTTTTACTCGCACTcgaaataatatgttagaagatatttataaagGCATTGACGAAGCACCTATAAGTAGtgagaaaaagaaagaattaaAACAGAGATTAAAAGTCCTGGCTTCCAAACACATAAAGGATCCATTAACGAGCAGTGCAACGGATTGTTTCTTAAGTGACCTCAACGATATTATGGATAAACTGCCTTTATCAGAAGATGAGAAAAACGCATTAAAATCTAATCTCTCAAGGACTATCCgtgataatatcaataaataccaAAACGACATACAAAAAATTGAAAGCAAAAAAGATAGGACATCATCTGACATTGATTCTTCTCCAGAGGGAGACCTTGAAAAATCACTTAACAAACGCAGAAAAGAGCGAACATCCGCAGATGATTGGTCTCTAGACAGAGATTTTGGGAAATCCCCTGACAAACGTAGAAAAGAAAGAACATCCGCAGATGATCGGTCTCTAGACAGAGATTCGAATGAAGACATGTTTAACAAAGGGTCTACACGAAGCAAGATTTTTACTCGCACTcgaaataatatgttagaagatatttataaagGCATTGACGAAGCACCTATAAGTAGtgagaaaaagaaagaattaaAACAGAGATTAAAAGTCCTGGCTTCCAAACACATAAAGGATCCATTAACGAGCAGTGCAACGGATTGTTTCTTAAGTGACCTCAACGATATTATGGATAAACTGCCTTTATCAGAAG GGAGACCTTGA